The following are encoded in a window of Gossypium raimondii isolate GPD5lz chromosome 13, ASM2569854v1, whole genome shotgun sequence genomic DNA:
- the LOC105771681 gene encoding tropinone reductase homolog At5g06060, which produces MVSSGYDSTCNWWDKRFAVVEELAALGAAVHTCSRNQSELTERLKEWQSKGFKLSGSVCDLSSREQREKLMETVSSVFNGKLNILVNNAGITRIKPCVEQSLEDYKTVMSTNVEAPYHLSQLSYPFLKASGNGSIVFISSVAGSMALPGLSAYSASKGAINQITKNLACEWAKDNIRTNNVSPWGVKTKMAEQNINAPLAGELFRLIAGTAMPRMAEPEEISSLVAFLCLPAASYITGQVISVDGGYTAGGCWPFHNFSFDLFSHLNS; this is translated from the exons ATGGTCTCTTCGGGGTATGACAGCACTTGTAACTGGTGGGACAAGAG ATTTGCTGTGGTGGAAGAACTAGCTGCACTTGGGGCAGCAGTTCATACATGTTCCAGGAACCAAAGCGAGCTTACTGAAAGGTTGAAAGAATGGCAGAGTAAGGGGTTTAAATTGAGTGGTTCTGTGTGTGATCTCTCTTCTAGAGAGCAAAGAGAGAAGCTTATGGAGACCGTCTCCTCAGTTTTCAACGGAAAGCTCAACATCCTT GTCAATAATGCAGGAATCACGAGGATTAAACCTTGCGTGGAACAAAGTCTGGAAGACTACAAAACCGTGATGAGTACTAACGTTGAGGCTCCTTATCATCTTTCTCAACTCTCATATCCCTTCCTAAAAGCATCAGGAAATGGAAGCATTGTGTTTATCTCTTCTGTAGCTGGTTCAATGGCTCTACCTGGATTATCTGCCTATTCAGCATCTAAAG GAGCAATCAACCAAATTACAAAGAATTTAGCATGCGAGTGGGCAAAGGATAACATTCGTACCAACAATGTTTCACCCTGGGGTGTGAAAACCAAGATGGCAGAACAA AATATAAACGCACCATTAGCTGGGGAACTTTTTAGGCTAATAGCAGGGACAGCAATGCCGAGAATGGCAGAACCGGAGGAGATATCATCATTAGTAGCATTCCTTTGCCTTCCTGCTGCTTCATACATAACTGGACAAGTTATTTCAGTGGATGGAGGGTATACTGCGGGAGGCTGTTGgccatttcataattttagctTTGATCTATTTAGCCACTTAAATTCCTAG